One genomic segment of Mytilus galloprovincialis chromosome 5, xbMytGall1.hap1.1, whole genome shotgun sequence includes these proteins:
- the LOC143074860 gene encoding heavy metal-binding protein HIP-like — protein sequence MRVTGLLVIAMCVLYVRALGKKCDCHNLSTKELLENVKYLLEEKEQRENENKCECSGTHKKNVAFHVNLGKDLRNLKPKAVVIFDKVVLNIGKAYSPSNGLFTCPEDGVYSFTWTALTSSNNSFESVFVVNGKVVAGNRASAYNDKEYQPATKTVVVELKKGDIANVAGYKNYARHMYGFWSSYLGFRVF from the exons ATGAGGGTAACAGGATTACTTGTGATTGCGATGTGCGTATTGTATGTCAGGGCTTTGGGAAAGAAGTGCGATTGTCATAACTTAAGCACGAAAGAGCTTCTTGAAAATGTGAAATACCTTTTAGAAGAAAAGGAACAGAGAGAAAACG AAAACAAATGTGAATGCAGTGGTACTCACAAAAAGAATGTTGCATTTCATGTCAACCTTGGAAAAGATTTAAGAAATTTGAAACCAAAAGCGGTTGTAATATTTGACAAAGTCGTTCTTAATATTGGGAAGGCTTACAGCCCATCAAACGGATTGTTTACTTGTCCTGAGGATGGTGTATATAGTTTTACTTGGACTGCATTGACTTCATCTAACAACAGTTTTGAGAGTGTTTTTGTAGTCAACGGTAAAGTTGTTGCAGGAAATCGTGCCAGCGCTTACAACGACAAGGAGTATCAACCTGCAACTAAAACCGTAGTAGTTGAACTAAAGAAAGGTGACATAGCCAATGTGGCAGGTTATAAAAACTATGCAAGGCACATGTACGGGTTCTGGTCATCTTATTTGGGTTTCAGGGTTTTCTAA
- the LOC143076802 gene encoding uncharacterized protein LOC143076802 isoform X1 gives MVYFYMFSTLTLLIFPFAILGEELTTESRYVTENSSVNLVCPFNARNDQMTWRGPPHLYPYSINTLMNSSIFKSNDLQLTGNFKSGEYILVIHKFALLHVGQYQCETTENRVAFRHQFNLSLKEKRKVEIKPSEIMCTNSSEIVIQCTLKEENTSTWKSTWTHDYNGILIRHKVFSVNGLISTLKIAACSFQDIGIYTCSWRSNFAQHNSSVSVDVLSKPVLIDKIVDIKDGIGFVIFKIFLYSNPKPFLMKWYDNDQPLNGLIVVNSTFLETTVEISVYGTNVNVTGYSVFLQTKHMPLLSSTIYKCHIENSLGFINVVFNDLNTPESESDMHAKSTMVIPSIKTETSLADSLQIYIPVASSVMLVCLLLTAVLIVLRKKSIKEKKGKANATNLHENRASVVHDVALPDARPQSVPSVHDYEDVESISSSDSDQSYINRGYANSDSDVRDNSHYINSIALRIYEDLNPNTRNEINIYDRRVEYNC, from the exons ATGGTTTATTTCTACATGTTTTCTACGTTGACACTGCTGATCTTTCCCTTTGCTATATTAGGAGAAG agtTAACAACAGAAAGTAGATATGTGACTGAAAATTCTTCAGTAAACTTAGTTTGTCCATTTAATGCCAGAAATGATCAAATGACATGGAGAGGGCCACCACATCTTTATCCTTATAGCATAAATACCCTTATGAATTCGTCAATCTTCAAGTCAAATGACCTTCAGCTAACAGGCAACTTCAAGTCAGGAGAATATATATTAGTAATTCACAAATTTGCTTTGTTGCATGTTGGCCAATATCAGTGTGAAACAACAGAAAATAGAGTTGCATTTCGACATCAGTTTAACTTGTCTCTCAAAG AAAAACGTAAAGTAGAGATAAAGCCTTCTGAAATTATGTGCACTAACTCATCTGAAATTGTGATTCAATGCACGTTAAAAGAAGAAAATACTTCAACTTGGAAAAGCACCTGGACCCATGATTACAACGGAATTCTCATTCGACATAAAGTTTTTTCAGTTAATGGGTTGATTTCTACCCTTAAAATAGCAGCATGCTCTTTCCAAGATATTGGTATTTATACCTGCAGTTGGCGTTCTAATTTTGCTCAGCATAATTCATCTGTTTCTGTTGATGTACTTT CAAAGCCTGTTTTAATCGACAAAATTGTAGATATAAAAGATGGGATTGGatttgtaatatttaaaatattcctTTACTCAAATCCTAAACCATTTCTAATGAAGTGGTACGACAATGACCAGCCTTTGAATGGACTGATTGTAGTAAATAGTACATTCCTGGAAACTACTGTTGAAATTTCTGTTTATGGTACAAACGTAAATGTTACCGGTTATTCCGTTTTCCTTCAAACAAAACATATGCCTTTGTTGAGCTCAACTATCTACAAGTGCCACATTGAAAATAGTTTAGGCTTCATTAATGTTGTGTTTAATGATTTGAACACCCCAGAATCAGAGAGTGATATGCATGCAAAGTCAACAATGGTAATTCCTAGCATAAAAACAGAAACAA GCTTAGCAGACAGTTTACAGATATACATTCCTGTCGCTAGTTCTGTTATGTTGGTCTGTTTATTACTAACAGCAGTGCTCATTGTTTTGAGAAAGAAGTCAATTAAAGAGAAAAAAG GAAAGGCCAACGCTACCAATCTTCATGAAAACAGAGCGAG tgtTGTTCATGATGTTGCGTTGCCAGATGCAAGACCACAATCAGTACCGTCTGTTCATGATTATGAAGATGTTGAAAGTATTTCATCGTCAGACTCTGACCAATCATACATCAATCGTGGTTATGCTAATTCTGATAGTGACGTCAGAGATAACAGTCACTATATAAATTCAATAGCTCTTCGTATATACGAAGATCTGAATCCCAACACAAGGAATGAAATTAACATATACGATCGACGTGTAGAGTACAATTGTTGA